The Campylobacter sp. genome contains the following window.
CGCGTACACGTAACGACACATCGCCCGTGGAGCAGCTACACGGTGCTTGAAGACGAGCGCGGCTACAAGATCAAGCGTATCGTCGTTAAGCCCGGTAAGCGGCTATCGCTGCAGAAGCACTACCATCGCAACGAGCATTGGATCGTCGTTAGCGGCACTGCGACCGTGACTGTGGGCGAGCGAAATTTCTTGCTGCGCGAGAATGAATCGACGTTCATTAGAATGGGCGAGATCCACCGCCTCGCAAACGAGGGCAAAATCCCCGTCGTGCTAATCGAGGCTCAAGTAGGCAGCTATACCGGCGAGGATGATATCGTGCGCCTGCAAGATGATTTTAATAGGAGTTAGGATGAAAAAGCAACTCTGCGTTTTAATAATCTTGGCGGTCGATATTTTCGTCATCTGGCTTTGCTTCGGACTTGCCGTGGTGCTTAAAAATCTGCTCTACGGCGATAGCGTGCTGCTGGACATCGGCAGGTATCAGGGCTTCGCGCCGTCCTATGTCATAATGATATTTCTATTTTTCTATCAGGGGATCTATTCGAGAAGGTATGATTTTTGGCATGAGAGCAGAATTTTAGTAAAAAGCTGTTTTTTGGGGCTTTTGCTAAGCCTTGCACTGCTTGCTCTAATCAAAGTCAATTACGAATTTTCGCGCGCCAGCTTTATTTTAAGCTTTGCCTTTATGGCGGTAGTTTTGCCGCTTTTTAAGCTCATAACGAAAAGGAAGCTTTTTAAATTTGGATTATGGCAGAAGAGGGCGAAAATTTTAGGCGAGGGCGAAGAGTTTGAGAGCGCCGTCTTAGAGAGCGCGTATTTAGGATATGTTAGAGCTCTTGGCGGCGATTACGACGTGTTGTTTATCGGCGGAAGCAGGCTTGGGGCGAAAGCCTTGAACGAGCTTATCGAGCATAATATCAGAAAGAACAAAGAAATTTTATTCACACCCGTGTTACGCTCATATGATTTCACGCAGACGGATATTTACAGCGTTTTTGCTTCGCGCACCAGCCTCTTTGCGATACGAAATTCTCTGAAAAGCCCTTTAAATTTAGCTCTTAAACGCGGGCTTGATTTGGCGCTAATTTTCTTAGCGCTTCCTCTGCTGGTGCCGATTTTCGGCGTAATCGCGCTGATGATGAAGCTAAAAGAGCCCGCGGGGCGCATATTTTTTTCGCACCAAAGGATGGGATTTGGCGGCAAACCGTTTGGGTGTCTGAAATTTCGCTCGATGAAAGAGAACGGTGATGAAATTTTAGCTCAGTACCTAAAGCAAAATCCGCAAGAGGTGGAGTATTTTGAAAAATATCACAAATACGAGCACGATCCGCGCATCACGAAGCTGGGCGATTTTTTGCGCAAAAGCTCGCTCGATGAGCTTCCGCAGCTGATCAACGTCTTAAAGGGTGAAATGAGCATCGTAGGCCCTCGCCCGTGTGCGCAATACGAGCGCAAGGATATGGGCGAATATGCTTCTCTTATCTTATCCGTCAAGCCTGGTATTACTGGGCTTTGGCAGGTGAGCGGGCGTAGCGATGTGGATTTTGCGACCAGGGCGGGCATGGATGCGTGGTATATGAAAAACTGGTCGATATGGAACGACATCGTCATTATTTTAAAAACCTTCAAAGTTGTTTTGGCGCGCGAAGGGGCAAGCTGATAGTTTATAGAGTTTAAGACGGGGCTGCCTCTTTTGAGATAAATTTTAAATTTAATACAGTGCTTCGATCGAGATATTAGAATCTTCTGAGCTAAATTTTGCTATGATTTAAAATACATATACACAACAATGTAATTGCATGAAAATAACTAGGAATTCGCGGCGCAAAATTTGAAATTTTGAAATTTCATCGCATGCTTGCGTAAAATAAGACTACGCAAAAATGGTGATAGTTTAATGCAGACGACCAAGATTATGTAGTATCGCGGGAAAATTATTAGCGCGAATCGTATTGCTTAAGCACATAAAAAAGGGCGCTACCCGATAAAATTTACTGCCGCTTTCCGCTTTTGCGCGAATACTACGACGTAAAATTTTTACAAGACAGATAAATTTTACTCTTACTTTCTCGCCGACGTATTTTAAAATTTTAAATTGCCTATCTCGCAAAAGCGGCAGCTATTTTAAAATTTAGGGAATTTACAGATAAAATTTTGATCTGTTTGAGGGATAGGGGGATAGTGTCCGGTAAAATAGACAATGGAAATGAGCTATTCGGTAATCATACCATCTCAAATACTACTTACGAATAAAAGGCGATCAACGGATATGAAGCCCTAAAAGCCTATGATCTAAATGGCGATAAAGTTAATAGATGAAAAGGACGAGATATTTAATAAACTTAAAATTTGGAAAGGTACGAATTCTAACGGTATTACCGACGAAGGAGAGCTAAGCTCGCTTGCGGATAATAATATCAAAAGCATTGATCTAAACTATAAAGAGATAACGATAGACGGGAATTCTAACACCGTAAAGCAAAGCTCTAAGATTGCTCTTATCGATGCTGATCTACTAATGGACGGGAGTAAGTGAAGCAGCTAAAGACTCGCGAGGAATTTATAGCTACTTAAGTAAGGTGGATATAGAATTCGTAAAAGCAATCAAATTAAATGCAAGAAGAGGACTGAGATTTTTATAACATTCACTGTCGACAGATTGCTTCGCTTGCAAAGTTTACCCGCAATGACGAGAAAAGCAAAAAATGGAAGGATAAAATTTGGAAAATTTTGAAAACTGGAATAAAAATGTTAAAAAACGGGATTTAAACTCAAACGAAAACGCAAATTTAAGCGATTTCAATCAAAGAGACTATGATAAAGAACCGATAGTAATTAAAAATCCTTATGAATTCTTTCTTTCAAATTTATTCTTTTTTTCTCATTGCGGAACAGTGCTTGTTTTATTGGTTTATGTTGATTATACGGGGATTGCAAGTATTAACAACATTTTTCTATTGGCTTTTTTTGGAGTTGGCGTTTTGCATATCGTAGCTACATTTTATTATTATATCATCAAAAACAAATGCGAAACCAAATTTACAAACAAAACAATCGAATTTATTATAAATGGCGAAGTTAAAAGGGTTAAAAATTTAGTTGATTTAGAACCTGTAGTAAGGACTTTTAGACTGCTTACACCATCATCGCTAATTGGAATTATTGTTTTTAATCTACTTATATTTTTTATGGTCGCATTAGTAAAAATGGTTCATTATCTTATCGCCTATTATGTCATTTATTTACTTTTAAATTGTTTGTTTAAATTTGTTTTTCACTTGACTTTGGGCGGAAAATTAAAAGATTTTTCGCTTTTTTCGGCTTTTATAATTTATCATTATGAAGTTTTAGGTTCCGCATTTAGCAGAGGTGGTTCTGCTGGTTGGCATGACATAAAAGGTAAATTTCACATGATTTATATCATTAAAAAACAAGATTATTTAGATTTACAAAAATATTTTTCTGATAAGAAACATATAAATTTAAACTTGGTTGAAAAGAAATTTTAACCTAAAAAGGAGAAAAACATGAGTAGAGAATTAGTTGCTAAACAAGAATTAGACAAAGCAGAAGTAAGACTTAGAAAAAATAGTGATTTGGTTAGACAATTAACTGAATTATTTAAAGATGCGCTTTCTGGTGCCAATATGTCTCTTAGCGGCTTAGAAAAATATGTAGAAATAAATGGCAAAAGATACACAAAAATCGAACTAGACGATTATGTCAAGAAAGTAGGATTAGTAAATGGTTTCGCTGGTATAGCCGACGATTATGCTGACGGTCAAAGCTTCGGTCATACCGTCGTGGGTGCAGCTGTGGATTTTGGGCTTATTGCAATTACAAAATTTATCCCTGTTGTCGGTTGGATAACGCTATGGTATGACATAGGAAATTTATTAGATAAGTTGGACGGAAAAGATAGCGGCATATTTGATTTACGTAAACAAGCACAAAATTTATGGGACAAAATAACGGGCGACGGGCTATCAGATATTGATATGAACGCTTTGCACAAAGGTATCCTAAGAGTAACAATGCCCGACAAAACAGTCTATGCAAGACCTTTATCGTCGTCATTTTTCCCTTATGGCGTAACCCCAAGCGGACTTTTAACGGGCGACTACAAAGACGATGTTTTATTGGGCGGATATGGCGATGATACGCTAATGGGTAAAGGCAGCGGCGATTTATTAATAGGTGGATATGGAAATGATACGTATCTGGCTACTAGTCGCGATATCATTCGTGATGATGACCACAAAGGCTCGGTTTATTTTAAAGGACATAAACTCACAGGCGGAGTTTGGGATGATGATAGGAAGTGCTATGTATCTGAGGATTATATAGAATATAGACTTAAAGACGATAAATTAATAGTAAGTGATATGCTAGATGAAATAACTATAGAAAATTATAGTAAAGAAGAAAACTCGTTGGAAATATATTTATTAGAGAAAAAAGATATTATAGTGACTATCCATAATAATAGTGCTGCAGAGGGAGATGCGAGCAAACATTCTTTGGATTTTTCAATTACTCTGAATAGGGCTTTAGAAAAGGGTGAAGATCTAACATTATATGTTGAGGGAGAATTGGTAAAATTTAAAGAAGGAGACAATAGCGCCAAATATACATATACCTGGCAAGGTAACGATACTCCAAATGAGGATTATAAATTTACAGTAGGCGCCACCGTATGGAAATCCTCCGATAATATAAATGTCAAAGAGATAAGATTTGCCGATGCCGTTATAAAAGATGACGACCGCGATCCTAACGAGGATTTACCTGAGACATACGATCCTATCGTAATAGATTTTAATAAAAACGGCGTAACCTCCACTAGGCTTGATAATACGGTGTATTTCGATCACGACAATAATGGCTTTGCGGAAGCTACCGCTTGGATAGAAAAAGACGATGGACTACTAGCGCTAGATAAAAATGGTAACGGTAAAATAGACAACGGAAATGAACTATTCGGAAATCATACTATTTCAAATACCATCTACGGATACACAGACAAAAAAGCGACCAACGGATATGAAGCTCTAAAAACCTATGATCTAAATGGCGATAACGCAATAGATGAAAAGGACGAGATATTTAATAAGCTTAAAATTTGGAAGGATAAGAATTCTAACGGCATTACCGATGAAGGAGAGCTAAGCTCGCTTGCGGATAATAATATCAAAAGCATCGATCTAAACTATAAAGAGATAGCGATAGACGAGAATTCTAACACCGTAAAACAAAGCTCTAAAGTTACTCTTAAAGACGACTCCACCTTAGATGCTAACGACGTATGGATGAAAGTAAATTTAAACAAAACCGAAGAGATAATAGATCAAAATAAACTCTCGCCAGAAGTCCAGGCCCTGCCTCAAGTAATAGCTAGCGGAAATTTAAGCTCTTTAAGAGTGGCGGCAGGCAAGAATGAAAAGCTGGCTACAATAATAAATCTATATCTGATGCTAAGTCCCGAAGATAGAAAGAAGCATATTGACGAGCTGATCTATGAATGGGCAGGAGTTAGCGATATGCATCCAAACTCTAGAACTACCTCTATCGATAGCAGGATAGTAAATGTTTATGAAAAGCTTACGGGCAAGCCTTTTACTTGGCATGGAAGCTCCAATGATGCAAATATTAGAATATCCGCTAATATCATTAAAGAAAGATTTGATACTTTCAAACGTTATGTCTATGCGACCATAGAGCTTCAAACCGCATATACCGATATGGATCTAAATTTAGACCTTATGAGCTTGGGAGAAGATGGCAAATTAAGTTATAAATTTGATGCTTTAAATTCTAGGCTTATGCAATTATATAAAGATGGGAAATATGATGAAATTATCAAATTAATGAATATCGTTCGAGAAGCTAGCGCATATAAACCTATATTCCAAGAGAATCTTAAATTAAATCTATTAAATTTTTGCGGTAGTGATGATAAATTGTTATCTATATGCCTTAATACCTATATTAGCGGAACAGATAGCAATGATATTATCAATGGAAACTCTGAGAATAATTTTATAGTAGGAGGAAAAGGCAACGACGCCCTAAACGGCGGAGCCGGAGATGATACATACATGTTTGCTAGAGGCGATGGTAACGATACTATCTATGATATAGTAGGCGATGATAAAATACAATTCGGAGAAGGCATAGCCCCTAATGATGTGAGCTTAAAAAGAGAATTGGATAAGCTTATACTATCTATCAAAAGCAATGATGGGGCAAGTAGCGATAGCATAACTATCCAAAATTTCTTTTCTGTAAATCCCGAAATAGGAAATAATACCGTAAGAACAATAATTTTTGCCGATGGAACCGTTTATGATTTTAATAAAATTCTTGAGCTTGCTCCACTAAGCTCTACCGATAAAGACGACAAGCTTTATTTAACGGACAGCAACGATACCTTTGATGCAGGTTTGGGTAACGATGAAATTTGGGGCGGCAATGGAGATGATGTGATTAATGGCAACAAGGGAAACGATATCCTCTATGGCAATGATGGTAACGATACATTAATCGGGGGAATAGGTGACGATACCCTTAATGGCGGAAACGGTGACGATACTTTAAACGGCGGAGCGGGAAACGACACTATCGATGGTGGATGCGGCGATGATACCTATATATTTAATAAAGGTGATGGAGTCAATACTATAATAGATAATGCCGGTAACGATACCATACAATTCGGCGAAGGAATTTATAGAAGTGATTTAGAATTTAATGCAATCAATTCGGGCTCGGCTTTAAAAATTTCATTTAAAAATAATTCTAACGATAGCATTACGATCAATCAAGCTAATGTTGAAAACATAAAATTCGCAAGCGGAGAGATTTTAAAACTTAGTGATATCGATAATATAAAAATCATAGGTACCGAAGGTAATGATGTCATTCATACAAGTATAAATACTCCTCATAGCATAGAAGGAGGTGATGGTAACGATAATATTAGAGGCAATAATTACACCAAATCGATTAACGGTGGTAAGGGTAACGATATGCTTTATGGCGGTTACGGAGATGACACTTATGTCTATAATAAAGGCGATGGTGCCGATACTATAATCGACTACGGCGGTAATAATATTCTCAAACTAGGTGCCGGATTAGATAAAAAAGATCTGATTGTTTCTCGTAATTCCAACGGGCATATACTTTTATCTTTCAAAAATAATGCAAGCGATAGCATAACTCTTACCTCTCCTAATATTCAAGTTGTTGAATTTGCTAACGGCGACAAGATGAATATAGATGAGATTAAAAAGTTATCTCTTATCGGAGATGATACCGATAATACGATTTACGGCTATAACGGTGAAAATAATATTTTAGTTGGTAACAAAGGCAACGATACTCTCACCGGTAGTTATGGCAATGATACCTATATATTTAATCGGGGTGACGGAGTCGATACTATAACCGATTACGGCGGTAATAATATTCTCAAACTAGGCGCTGGATTGGATAAAAAAGATTTAATCATTTCGCAAAATTCCAATGGATATATACTTTTATCTTTTAAAGATAATGCTAGTGATAGCATAACTCTTATCTCTCCTAATATTCAAGTTATTGAATTTGCTAACGGCGACAAGATGAATATAGATGAGATTAAAAAGTTATCTCTTATCGGAGATGATACCGATAATACGATTTACGGCTATAACGGTGAAAATAATATTTTAGTTGGTAACAAAGGCAACGATACTCTCA
Protein-coding sequences here:
- a CDS encoding sugar transferase, which translates into the protein MKKQLCVLIILAVDIFVIWLCFGLAVVLKNLLYGDSVLLDIGRYQGFAPSYVIMIFLFFYQGIYSRRYDFWHESRILVKSCFLGLLLSLALLALIKVNYEFSRASFILSFAFMAVVLPLFKLITKRKLFKFGLWQKRAKILGEGEEFESAVLESAYLGYVRALGGDYDVLFIGGSRLGAKALNELIEHNIRKNKEILFTPVLRSYDFTQTDIYSVFASRTSLFAIRNSLKSPLNLALKRGLDLALIFLALPLLVPIFGVIALMMKLKEPAGRIFFSHQRMGFGGKPFGCLKFRSMKENGDEILAQYLKQNPQEVEYFEKYHKYEHDPRITKLGDFLRKSSLDELPQLINVLKGEMSIVGPRPCAQYERKDMGEYASLILSVKPGITGLWQVSGRSDVDFATRAGMDAWYMKNWSIWNDIVIILKTFKVVLAREGAS